GAATTTTAttgctatatttttttatattattttattataaaagatatttaagatattatatattattatttttatatattttactattttttaaaaaatattgtattttttttcttcctccctttGTCTGTGCCTTTTCCACACTCGCTGCGCCCCCTTGCGAGCCCTACCTGTGGCTCCTCCACCCTTTGCTTGCCCGTGGCTCCTTCATTCTGTTCCCCCCACCCCTATGGCACCCACAGCCTCTTCGTGCTACCACTACTACGGTGGCCCGTGGCTTCTCCATGCCACACTCCCTCCCCACAGCTTGCGGCTTCTCCATGCCCCCCTTTCAACAGTCCGTGGCTTCTCTATGCCACCGCCCTTCACCCCCTCGTGGCTTGCGGCTTCTCCGTGCCCCTTCTGACGGCCTGCGGCTTCTCCACACCCCTGCCCTTCGCAACCCCCCCCCCGCCACCCCTTGTAGCCCGCAGCTTCTTTGCATCTCTACCCTCGTGGTCGGCAACTTCTTGGCACCCCCACCCCCCCAACCACCCCCACGGTGTCCGTTGTTGCTCTATGCTCCTCTCTGTGGGGTCCACGACTTTTCCATGCCCTCTCGTCTTAGCGATCGGTAGCTTCTTCGCACCCCCTAGTTGGCGCCTCCCCCACCAAACGACTCCCATGGCACCGATGGCTGCCCTGTGCTCCTCCCCACTGCAGCCCACCACTTCTACACACCCCCATCTCCCGACGGCCCACGACTTTTTCatgccacacccccccccccttaAACCTCCTCCCGGATGCCCGCATCTGCTTTGCGCTCCTCCCCTCCACGCTTCTCCGTGCCGCTGCCGCCGTCACCCCTTTGGAGCCTGCAGCTCCTCTATGCTCCCCCACCCAATAGCTTGGGGACATCAGAACCCTCCACCCTCGATCTCTGACGATGTATTGAGAAAGagaagatttttttgaaaaaaatcaatttaataggagtataagataattctaatttttaaaatatttactgcACCAATCATGCTCATGGATACTCTATCTAACTAAAATCCGAATGATCTGTATTTAATCTgatgatcaaaaataaataaaaaaaattaaaatatcctttAAAGCACGGTTGTAAAACCCTTAATATATAGCTTCGAACACAATGCGGTCAATTATGTCCTTTTGAGCTCATATCTTGTGTCGATACTTCTTAAATCTTCGGACGAAGAGAACAACCTACTCAGAAAGAGAATCGAACGAAAGGATGATGCTGGTGATAATGCCAGCTTGTATTTCGTATTGTTATGGAGGGCTATGATGAGTTTTCTACGATCAGACAACATATAGGCGTGAAGAAGGACatgcattttttctttttatttttgttctttGATATAAAAGATTAACTATGAACCACCATGTTAATAGGCTCAGTAGTGTAAGTTCTTGACGTAGGTAGCTGCTGATGTAAATCATTAATAGTGCCCGGTCTTCAGTATATGTACATGTAGAAGTAAACTGCTAGCTATATACCATTGCCAACCAAAGTAACAACAACAAACGGTCGCTTTCGATCATCATACAAGAAAGTTGCATCTATTTGCCAGTGATCAGGCTCTTAGTGCTTAGGCTTCAGGCGCGTGTAGGATGCTTAGTGCATACTGGGGGTGCATTTGATTTGCACTCGTCAAACGATGATTTGGGCCCAAATGCAGAATTCCGAGCATTCCAAATCTGTGCCTTCATAGTAAGAGATACCCCACGGTGGTGGTGAGTGGTGACCACCCATTCCAACTCCCGCCAACTTGGAAGAATCAAAGATCCATATTACTGAACTTTTATACAGTAAAGGAGCACGGGGAGGTTCCCAAGtctgagctagaagaagaaaggcAAGCATGTTCTCTCTACGATATGCATAGAGAACCACATTTCTCGATCAACTGGCTATCTAAATCTTGCAAGTTTATCCCAGTTTAGATTGTAAGCTGAGTTTAGAGCTATTTCAATGGAGCTCCTAAttgatctaatgtgatcagaCACAAGGttattagattagataatgttaGTTATGTAAATAAAACATATAATACACTGTCCATCAAATTGAACCGAGGATGACTACAATTTCTCCTTCTACACCTTCATCAGCCTTCAATTCCGTCGGTGGTATCGCAATCATTGCTAGCCTACTAACCCAACCCGTTGACCCTGCCCATTTGCAACCCAAGATCCGAGGTAGGGTTGTCGATAGACCAGGCCTAATTCTAGCCCAACCCAGTTGTTCTAAAGAAGAATCCCGGCCTAGGCCAGTGCCCAAACAGCATAACGTGACTCGATATGGGCCAGGCAGCCCAGACCTCTCTGGGCTCTGACTTCAAAGGTCAAAGCCACCGCCTGCTGTTGTTAGCCATCTGGTTAGGTTTCGTTTCCAATATTATCGTCGACGCCTTTCTTTCTCTCCAGTTTCCCCTCCATTTCCttggttttttttttggttgttgaTTGATCGGTCTGGACCGTATGGGAACGCCGGAGACGTCGCGCGAACCGTGCCCGGACCGGATCCTGGACGACGTCGGCGGGGCGTTCGGGATGGGGGCGGTAGGTGGGTCGGCCTTCCACTTCATCAAGGGCCTTTACAATTCCCCAAACGGCGAGCGGTTCGCTGGCGGCGCCCAGGCCGTCCGCATGAACGCCCCCCGCGTCGGCGGCAGCTTCGCCGTCTGGGGTGGCCTCTTCTCCGCCTTCGACTGCTCCATGGTCTACCTCCGCCAGAAGGAGGACCCCTGGAACTCCATCGTCGCCGGCGCCGCCACCGGGGGGTTCCTCCAGATGCGCCATGGTGCCGGCCCCGCCGCCCGTTCCGCCCTCTTTGGCGGCATACTGCTCGCCCTTATCGAGGGCGCCGGCATCATGCTCAACCGATTACTCAGCGCCCCCCAGAACATCCCCGACCCTGCCCTTATGGTGCCGCCGCCCAACGTCCCCGCTACGGCCGGCGCTGGAGGTGGTATCCCCCAGATGGGATACCAATCCACTGTATCGATGGCTGAAGATACCACtggctcttcctcctcttcttggtTTGGAGGATGGTTTGGAGGTGGGAAGAAGCAGGATGATGGCAAGAGTGGAGGTGGAGGAAGCAAGACGGAAGTTCTGGAGAGTTTTGATACGCCGAGCACTCCGATCCCGACTTTTGAGTACAAGTAGGACAAGGGAACGGGAATTTTGTTTGTGTTTGAGGTAAAATTGAGATCTTTGTTTGTGTAAAGTCTGTTATGCATATCTAATCAGTTGCTGGTCAACTTATTTTAATCCAATAAATCGCTGTACAGACGACTGAATGATGTCTTCAATTTCTGTGTCTGGCTGATGagttcttttcctttgatcatctGATTAATTTGCTTTATTAAGAATTGATGTATGTTGCAGttgagtaaaaaaatttttttttatgcttgcttttttttttgggttcttTTGACTTTTGAACAATTTCTCATATGGGCACTGTATTGTGCTACACAAATGGCTTGCTTAACTAGTATTGTGATGACCCTTGCTTATAAAGCATCCTAAAAGGCGTTTTATCACAGGGAGAGATTAATTTGTTGGCCTCTGCAAACAATCAGTATAAATTCTTGACTATAGGATGAAACAAGTCACATAGGCTATTAGCCTGTCTTGCAAATTAACAATTGTGGATACATTGCATCACCAAAAGCTTATTTTAAGTATAAGGATGGGCTAGCATCCTTGGAGAGCTATCAAAAATGCCTTTCAATGCATCGAGGTTTCTCTACAATGGAACACAGATTGGAAGACTTGAACACACTTTAAAAGTTGCTTAGACTTGAAAATTAGTGAGTTGACACAACTAACCAAGACATCAGCTAGCAGGCATGCTTGGAACTAGTACACATTGATCTAATGCTTTATTTGCATGCAGCACTGGCATGCTGCTGGCCATGCGCCAATGCTTGGCATATTTCTGTTCTAGGGCAAGTGCTGGCATGATGCAATATGTATTGTGTCAGAGCCAGGTCTGCACACCATTAGAACATGAGACTGCACTCCTTTCTCTGCATTGCCTTTTACATGTTGTATATGTTTTGCATGGGCGTTTAGCATTAGTTCGATAACATTTTTTAGGCCTTTTTGGTTACCTTAGTGTCAAGCAGGATTAGATGGATGCAAATTCAAGGGTTTAAATTAGAAAGGCCTTTTGCTCTGTAGTTTCTTCTCCTTGCAATCTCTATATGAGCACTATTACATGGTTGGAGTTTTTAAGTAAGAAAGTTAAAAAACATTAGGTTTGGTCATTCTACCTTCTCCATGTGTTGATAGCTCAAGAGGAAAAAAAATGTGTTAGCTTCTATCATTGCTAATGATCTTAATTTAAAGAGGACCCATGCCCATCAAGATGAATTATTCTTCCATGAGTCATGAACTGCGGAAAGATGCAAGTTTCTGAGGAACATCTTACAGAATTACGCTGGGGGATTTCTTCAAATTTGCAGATCTGTGGCAAGATCCCACACTTGTGGTTGATGATGTTTCTTTTATGCCTTTAGATCCTGAGCTTAGACTCTTATATTCCTTTTCATCTTCTAGAAGAATATAATGACCCCTTTTATAAGGGGACTATAATGCAAGTCTCCCTTGCATCATAGACATGATCCTTGCATGATAACATGGTTTAATGAAGTGATGCAACTTAAAAGAGGTGTGGTGGAGGTGTAGTAAATTTGTCTGATCTTCTTAATGGAATGACATCAGCAAGGATTTTGGTTGTTGGAGATTAGGCCTATCAAAGTACTGAGTTTTGACAAGATTGGATTAATACTTTTAATCAATTGATCAAATTATGACCCAATACAATAACCCAAATATAAATTCAACCATATGTGGGTTGTGGACAAGATTGGATCGAGGAATGACCCTACTTGACTTATGGTATGATTTAACagttatgaatataatattatttacaaAAGTTGAAAACCCCAGTTGTCTAGTATCCACCTTCACTTCCTCTCTCAAATCCCAACTTACTTTCATCTCCTTCACCTTCACCCCTCTGCCCTTGGTTGCCTCTGCTGACTACCAACCACCTATATTGCCCTTTCTCTCTCTCATACATATATTACTTCTCTTTACCCTCACCCTAGCCTTTCATGCATCCCCACTCTACCTTAAACTCAATATGTTGCCTTTTTCAGTCTCATTCCCATCACTTTCTCCTGAACCATAACCCTAATATGAAGTTGGATTGTCTTGGGTTTCCAAATTGATCATTCAATCTTTAATCTAGTTGGATTTTGGTTGTTCTTTAGTTGGTCAGTTATCTGATTAAATTGGGTCAAGTTATCATTAGACAATGGGTTATGCTTATCATACTACTTAACTGTGACAAATCATTCTTATTGTTTAGGTTGAGAATTTGTTTGGTATGCAATATGATTTTCTTTTTGTTGATTCGAGGGTTTTGCAACTTCAAGTTTAGCTTGGGGCTTTTGAGCTTTGTGAAACAAAAGCATATTATGCTACTTTGAATACAAGAAAAACAAGCAGAGGTGAAGAGGAAGTCGCATATCAGGCTTGGGAAGAATCTGCAAAAGTAGGTCCCTGTTTGTCCTTAAACAAGAACTGTTCCTTCATCAAGAAGTGAATGTTTATATTTGCTGAAGAGTCTAGCATCATTGGAAGCTAAAATGCTTTTCGAATTGGCTTTCCAAAGTTTGAATAATATGAATCAGAGTTTAAGGAAGTATGGGGAGATTACTAAAGGTGTGTGCACCTAAACATCTACCCCAAATCCACACAAAATTTCTCTCATCATTTAATCATCTTGCTTCCATGATGAAAAATTGAGGAAAGCTTTGAACTTTTCATCCTTCACTAGTCCTGAGATTTTGCACGTTCTCTAATAGAGGTGTAGTCCAATTAAATCCAAGAATTGGTTACCCACTTTCAGCCCTTATTCATCCATCATCtctagataatatttattaaaaaaaaaaataaggtagaagatatttatttttctatacagTGAGGTTCTGCTACAGTAATATAACTGCAGGCTTATGTTGGACTTATACAAAATGGTTCCAAATCCACCTGAAAATAAATGCAACTATAGAGTATGTAATAGTCTTTCCACAATCAGAAGATAAATAATTGAAGGCTATGCATATTATTGTTTACCTAGGCTTCTACTGCACATAATATGTTCCCTAAGCTTCTACTACATGTGTTCACCAATTTTGTCAATCTCTGCTGAACCTCATCTGTCTAGGAATATCTGGAACTAAAATGAGTAAGGGTCTAACAATATCCTCTTAGAAGAAAAGTCTTCATAATCTGGTATATGGAGGAGTGGGTTTGGTTGGGGTTGCTTAATGGACTTGAAAAGTAAATGCAACCTTAAGGTATTTAAGAACCTTTCCATGATTGAATGATAACATTATTTGAAACTTGAAAGCTATGCATATAATTGTTTGCTTAAGCTTCTACTGCATATATTTCACCAATTTGCCATGCTTTGCTGAACCTTATTTGTCTAGGAATATATGGAATTAAAACGCACAAGGGTCCAATTATATCTCCTTTCAAGAAAGGATCTTCACAATCTAGTATATAGAGGGGTGGGTTATTGGCACTTGAGATTTCAGAATCATATTAGGACCATGATTTGTTGCAACTTTTGGGTTCTTACCGCCAGTTTATGAGGAAATCCCTTCACCTTTTTTATGTTTTTTGTAAAATTCATTAAAAAGCTCACTTTTTTTGGTTCAAATTTTCTACAATAGTAACATTTGATGATACTTAATCTCTTAAGATGTTTGATTTACTCACAAAAACGTGGAATATAAAATTCATCAGCATTCAGCATCATGTTAATTCTCTTCAAGGTCATCAATGTTGGAATCTCGAGGTTTTCATATATGGAGGTAAGACAGTTGTATCTCAATTCCTTATATAAGTTCTTTAGGACTACTAAATCTTCAGGAAGAAGCTTTTTAATCATGGGAGATTGAGAAAAAGATGGCCTTACCTCGTTGTTAtgtgaagaagttaaagaaggctCTGTAGTACCTCCTTACCATATGAAGAGGACTTCTTGGTAAAAGGCTGTTGATTAGTATTATTTATGATACGGTGAAATGCTTTCCAAACTACCTATCCCatccaaatattatttttcacTTTGGCTCTATGCGTGCGGCTTGTAGAAAACATCTCTGCTTGAGCTCAAAGAAACCAGCTTGCCTGCCCATCCAGAAAAACTGCAAGTTGGTCCAATAATGCAAACCATGGGATAGCAATTATACACTTAGCAATGATAAGCTTTATGATTCAGTATCAGTAGGTAGAAGATGATAATTAGGGGGGGAAAAAAAAGAGGAATCTGGAATGAGAAGAGGTGGAAGAATGATATGGAGTCTACAATTCCTTCTAATACAAAATTGTCGCTCTACTCGAACCCATATTCAAGAGTCAAGACACTGAGGAAAATAGATATTTCTTAATCCTAAAGCAGTTGTCAACCTTCTTGTATTAATATTTGGGCACTTGGAACATGACTAAGATTTGACCTTACACATTAATTGGACTGTAAACAAATAAGATAAaagcatttcaaaattttaaaagtcCCATCTGATAACAATTCTGAAACAGTgaatctaagaaaatattaattattgCCCCCCCCACCTCCCCTCCCCACTCCCTTCCATCGTTGACAGCTTTTATTGCTTGTACTCTCTCATTTCCCTTCTGTAGATGATTTTCTCATCCTTTTTAAGGCTGAAAGTGAATATCTCTGGAAGCTTTGATTCTGAAGCAGTTTGGGTTCCTATTATGTATGTTACCGAATGCATTTTGTCATTGGGGTTGCATGTTGAGCAGAAGCATATCCATCATCCTGGTAATTAATTATTTTGCTTTGTCTGTACTTCTCCATAGCCTTTAATTCTTCATTCAAATGCATCACTTTACACATGAAATAAAAGATACCCATTAAagcttcttatttttttatctgCAATTGAAACTTCTCATGGGATCAATGTTAAaaacttcttatttttttcttttatctgcaatttttcttttggtggttgaaaaaaaaaatcctcttcaAAACTTTTCCCATTAAATGGGGCCTGTTGTGGGCTTCAAGTTAAGAAGGCTTCAGGGAAGGATTGAGGAGATCCTTGCAACTGGCAGTCAACATAAAATTAGCCCTTTAACTAGGTTCCATCCTTTTAGAAAGAATATCTTGCTCTATATCTTGTCCAGCAAAAATTAGTGAGAAAGGTGGGGACAGGGCTGTGACGTCTGCTTTCTCAATTGTATGACTATTTACAAAAAGTTATGTTTTGTTCTCTGTAAGACCCTTGTCCAGCTGGCCCTGATTACTTTGATAGAGCAAAATGAAATCACTTGGAATTTGTTTTTAAGGACTGTTTTGAAATTGAATATAGGGTTGTGCCTTCTTGTTGGAAGTCCCTTCACCTATGCATACTTTTGGGTCTAAATTTTGCTGATCTTTTAATAAATGCCCTTTCAGCTTTAGATGGATGATTCTGAAGCATAATTTTGGCTAATTATGGGGATTTTAGGATGTGCTGAAACCTCTTGTTTGGTGCCTGTTATTGTAACTGGGACATGCTAAAGATGCTATACCACCTTTAAACTTCATCCCCGATTCTTGattatgggatttttttttttaacatgggCATGTATTTCATTTACTCATAAGGGTGGTAATGGTATATTCCCTTGGAGTGGCAAGAGTTGGGGCTAACACGAGAAACACTTTATTTACTTATTGAGGTTTAACAGTCCTCACACCATTGATACTGTCATTTGGCTTATTCATACGCATCAACAAAAAGAATAATGAGGCAGGCTTGACAATATAGGCCATGACTATTATTCACAAGACTGTAGAAACAAGCATTTAATCTTCGGTGGGAAAGCCCAAGTATTGCAAGCTTCCACTTTTGATTAAACTATTTTTTCTGTAGCATATATTCAGATGACAGAATTTTGAACTTGCCTCCAGTGTTTTTTTCTCCAGTTAAGGTTCATGCGATGTGTTGTACATTTCATCTCGATACAATGCTCTCTATCACATTTCATCTTGAAACAGTGCTTTTAGTTCATTACTTTTGTGgcataaaaattttcaattttagcaaCATTAGTGTAGATCTGGTTTACAAGTGCAATTAAGTGATAGGGATGACTGATGACCTATGTACTGCATGTTTATTGAGGGTTggttctgcaatttctttcatctccTTTACACTGAATGAAGAGGCAGTTGCAAAGGTCTGGGGCAGCTTCCATGACCTTTTATTAGTGCAGGGCCGATAACATTCATGGTCTGGGGCAATTTCTCTCTATGATTTAGCCTTGCATTTTATTAGAATTCAAGAAGCATTTTGGGATTCCGGTGGTTTAGCACAGGGCTGATAACATTCATGGTCCAAGTAATTACTAGAGCATATATATTGATGTAGATGTCTGTATTTCTTGTGGTAATTTTTTATTTCAGTTTCTGTAAGTTGAGGATTAATTGTGCTTCTGATTTCATTTATGCTGCTTTTGTAGGGCATCTGATATTTGTTGAGGATCAGGCATCCAAAAAGAGATATTAGAAGCTGATTGACTTAATTTTACATAAACTATCCAAAAAGAGATACTAGAAACAGGTTACCTTAATATTAAATTACATAAAGTGAGCTGCCTCCTGCATCTCTACCTCTTAATATTTGTTTATATGATGGCTACATTTTTAATGCCCTTAGATACTCTTGTAGGTTTAGTATGTGTATACTGGGAGGATAAACTAAAATTGAAGCTTTGTTCATGCACTTATCTGGATTCTATGCAGttaatattaattaagggtgAGTTTGCAAGTTAATAAGATTGGATCTGTTGTGTTCTGACTCCTCAAGTTCAATGGAAGTACCACTGGTGCTGCAACACCGACAATTTGTGAGATTCATCACTATTCTCATGCTATCTTTGTTGATGTGCAGGACCCCTTTGCTATTGGCATCAAATTCTGGTAAGCCAAAAGCATGTGTGGTTACTTTGTTCAAAAATAAAGGTGAATCTCACTGCCAGACTTCCTGTACGATTTATATGATTTGCACCTTTGTTTTACATCGAATTGCCTATATGATTTGGGAGTTGAAATGTCCATCTGAAATGATAGTGGGGACCTGTGTCACACTTTGAGATGCTTTGGTGATGAGCTGCTTTGTTCGTCTATTATTAGAAGCAATATTCAAGGGCTGAAACCCAAGTTGTACAAAGTGGTAGTGGAATCCTGAGGCAGAACTGCTATGACAGTCTCATAAAGGACTGATTCCAATCTTTATGAGGATGACAAGGTGATCCAAATGTGTAGATGTTTCCTGAAAAATATCTTGTGTTTCTTGTGGAGATGATCTTTCAACCAAAAGTCTGGCTCTTATCATTACTTCTTTACCTACCCTACTGTCTTTGAAAAGGTTGGCCTTGAGGTATCCAGCAAAGGTTAATGGAGGAGTTTGAAATGAAGATGATTTGGTGTATTATGATCACATTGAACTCATGTACA
The sequence above is a segment of the Elaeis guineensis isolate ETL-2024a chromosome 7, EG11, whole genome shotgun sequence genome. Coding sequences within it:
- the LOC105048277 gene encoding mitochondrial import inner membrane translocase subunit TIM17-2 yields the protein MGTPETSREPCPDRILDDVGGAFGMGAVGGSAFHFIKGLYNSPNGERFAGGAQAVRMNAPRVGGSFAVWGGLFSAFDCSMVYLRQKEDPWNSIVAGAATGGFLQMRHGAGPAARSALFGGILLALIEGAGIMLNRLLSAPQNIPDPALMVPPPNVPATAGAGGGIPQMGYQSTVSMAEDTTGSSSSSWFGGWFGGGKKQDDGKSGGGGSKTEVLESFDTPSTPIPTFEYK